One genomic window of Phaenicophaeus curvirostris isolate KB17595 chromosome 21, BPBGC_Pcur_1.0, whole genome shotgun sequence includes the following:
- the TRPV1 gene encoding transient receptor potential cation channel subfamily V member 1 isoform X1, whose translation MSSILVKMKKLGSSDVEESEVTDEHTDGEDSILETPDSLQGSLSTKMQPPKSNIFARRGRFVMGDSDKDMAPMDSLYQMDHLMAPSVIKFHANLERGKLHKLLSIDSITGCSEKAFKFYDRRRIFDAVAQGNTRDLEDLLLYLNRTLKHLTDDEFKEPETGKTCLLKAMLNLHDGKNDTIPLLLDIARKTGTLKEFVNAGYTDNYYKGQTALHIAIERRNMYLVKLLVQNGADVHARACGEFFRKIKGKPGFYFGELPLSLAACTNQLCIVKFLLENSYQAADIAAEDSMGNTVLHTLVEIADNTKDNTKFVTKMYNNILILGAKINPMLKLEELINKKGLTPLTLAAKTGKIGIFAYILRREIKDPECRHLSRKFTEWAYGPVHSSLYDLSCIDTCEKNSVLEIIAYSSETPNRHEMLLVEPLNRLLQDKWDRFVKHLFYFNFFVYTVHILILTAAAYYRPVEKNGKPPFTFGHSTEEYFRATGEILSVLGGLYFFFRGIQYFMQRRPSFKTLIVDSYSEVLFFVHSLLILSSVVLYFCGQELYVASMVFSLALGWANMLYYTRGFQQMGIYSVMIAKMILRDLCRFMFVYLVFLLGFSTAVVTLIEEDNEGQETGFEHTRCCSVKRSRPSYNSLYYTCLELFKFTIGMGDLEFTENYRFKSVFVILLVLYVILTYILLLNMLIALMGETVNKIAQESKSIWKLQRAITILDIENSYLNCVRRSFRSGKQVLVGVTPDGQDDYRWCFRVDEVNWSTWNTNLGKINEDPGYSGDLKRNLSYTIKPGRVSGKNWKTLVPLLRDGSRREETQKLPEEVKLKPVVEPYYESEDCEMLKESLPKSA comes from the exons ATGTCTTCCATTCTTGTGAAGATGAAGAAATTAGGCAGTTCTGATGTGGAAGAATCTGAAGTGACAGATGAACATACAGATGGGGAGGACTCCATACTGGAAACACCTGACAGCCTCCAGGGTTCACTCAGCACTAAGATGCAGCCTCCCAAAAGCAACATCTTTGCAAGACGTGGGCGGTTTGTGATGGGTGATAGCGACAAGGACATGGCTCCCATGGACTCTCTTTACCAGATGGATCACCTGATGGCACCTTCTGTCATCAAATTCCATGCCAATTTGGAGAGGGGTAAACTTCACAA GCTCCTTTCTATAGATTCCatcacaggttgctcagaaaaagctttcaaattTTATGACCGCAGAAGGATCTTTGATGCTGTAGCCCAAGGCAACACAAGGGACCTGGAGGATCTGCTATTGTATCTGAATAGAACCTTGAAGCATCTCACAGATGATGAGTTCAAAG AGCCAGAAACTGGCAAAACCTGCTTACTGAAAGCCATGCTGAATCTGCATGATGGGAAAAATGATACCATTCCCTTGCTGCTGGATATTGCAAGGAAAACTGGAACTCTGAAGGAGTTTGTAAATGCCGGGTATACTGACAACTACTACAAGG GCCAGACTGCACTTCACATTGCCATTGAGAGAAGGAACATGTACCTGGTGAAGCTCTTGGTCCAGAATGGAGCAGATGTTCATGCAAGAGCCTGTGGGGAGTTCTTCAGGAAAATCAAAGGGAAGCCTGGCTTTTATTTCG gGGAGCTGCCTTTGTCCCTGGCTGCCTGCACCAACCAACTCTGCATTGTGAAATTCCTCCTTGAAAATTCTTACCAGGCAGCCGACATCGCCGCTGAGGATTCCATGGGCAATACGGTCCTGCACACGCTGGTGGAGATTGCAGATAATACTAAAGATAATACCAAGTTTGTTACCAAGATGTACAATAACATATTGATCCTTGGTGCCAAAATTAATCCAATGCTGAAGCTAGAAGAGCTAATCAACAAGAAAGGGCTAACTCCATTGACTCTGGCAGCCAAAACAGGGAAGATAGGG ATTTTTGCCTACATCCTCAGACGAGAGATCAAAGATCCTGAGTGCAGACACTTGTCTCGGAAATTCACTGAATGGGCTTATGGACCTGTCCACTCATCTCTTTATGATCTGTCCTGTATTGACACATGCGAGAAAAATTCAGTGCTCGAGATTATTGCCTACAGTAGCGAAACACCA aACCGTCATGAGATGCTGCTGGTGGAACCCCTTAACAGGCTGCTGCAAGACAAGTGGGACCGATTTGTCAAACACTTATTTTACTTCAACTTCTTTGTCTATACCGTGCATATCCTTATCCTCACCGCAGCTGCTTACTACAGACCCGTAGAGAAGAATGGAAAG CCTCCCTTCACGTTTGGTCACAGCACTGAGGAATATTTTCGAGCTACTGGAGAGATCCTGAGTGTATTGGGAggcctgtatttttttttcagaggg atacagTATTTCATGCAGAGGCGTCCGTCATTCAAGACACTGATAGTTGACAGCTACAGTGAGGTTCTTTT CTTTGTTCACTCCTTGCTCATCCTGAGCTCTGTGGTGCTGTACTTCTGTGGCCAGGAACTGTACGTGGCTTCCATGGtcttctccttggctctggGCTGGGCTAACATGCTGTACTACACCCGTGGCTTCCAGCAGATGGGCATTTACTCTGTCATGATTGCAAAG ATGATCCTTAGAGATTTGTGTCGCTTCATGTTTGTCTATCTAGTATTCCTGTTGGGATTTTCTACAG CTGTGGTGACTTTAATTGAAGAAGACAATGAGGGGCAGGAGACAGGCTTTGAACATACCCGATGTTGCAGTGTGAAACGAAGCCGCCCATCCTACAACAGTCTGTATTATACCTGCTTGGAGCTTTTCAAGTTCACTATTGGGATGGGGGATCTGGAGTTCACAGAGAACTACAGGTTCAAGTCTGTGTTTGTCATCCTTTTGGTTCTGTATGTCATCCTTACGTACATCCTCCTGCTCAACATGCTTATTGCACTGATGGGGGAAACTGTGAACAAAATTGCACAGGAGAGCAAGAGCATCTGGAAACTCCAG AGAGCCATCACAATCTTGGATATTGAAAACAGCTACTTGAACTGTGTGAGACGCTCATTCCGGTCTGGGAAGCAAGTCTTGGTGGGGGTCACACCTGACGGCCAAGATGATTACAGATGGTGCTTTAG GGTTGATGAAGTGAACTGGTCCACGTGGAATACTAATCTGGGCAAAATCAATGAAGACCCTGGGTACTCCGGGGATCTCAAACGAAATCTCAGTTACACTATTAAGCCTGGCAGAG tttCAGGGAAAAACTGGAAAACGTTGGTTCCACTTTTAAGAGATGGAAGCAGGAGAGAAGAGACTCAAAAACTACCAGAAGAAGTCAAATTGAAACCTGTTGTGGAACCTTATTATGAGTCAGAAGATTGTGAGATGTTGAAGGAGTCACTTCCAAAGTCAGCCTAA
- the TRPV1 gene encoding transient receptor potential cation channel subfamily V member 1 isoform X2: protein MVKKLIVMFNEMFCSAKLQEHCLRTWLSDCLLIMSSILVKMKKLGSSDVEESEVTDEHTDGEDSILETPDSLQGSLSTKMQPPKSNIFARRGRFVMGDSDKDMAPMDSLYQMDHLMAPSVIKFHANLERGKLHKLLSIDSITGCSEKAFKFYDRRRIFDAVAQGNTRDLEDLLLYLNRTLKHLTDDEFKEPETGKTCLLKAMLNLHDGKNDTIPLLLDIARKTGTLKEFVNAGYTDNYYKGQTALHIAIERRNMYLVKLLVQNGADVHARACGEFFRKIKGKPGFYFGELPLSLAACTNQLCIVKFLLENSYQAADIAAEDSMGNTVLHTLVEIADNTKDNTKFVTKMYNNILILGAKINPMLKLEELINKKGLTPLTLAAKTGKIGIFAYILRREIKDPECRHLSRKFTEWAYGPVHSSLYDLSCIDTCEKNSVLEIIAYSSETPNRHEMLLVEPLNRLLQDKWDRFVKHLFYFNFFVYTVHILILTAAAYYRPVEKNGKPPFTFGHSTEEYFRATGEILSVLGGLYFFFRGIQYFMQRRPSFKTLIVDSYSEVLFFVHSLLILSSVVLYFCGQELYVASMVFSLALGWANMLYYTRGFQQMGIYSVMIAKMILRDLCRFMFVYLVFLLGFSTAVVTLIEEDNEGQETGFEHTRCCSVKRSRPSYNSLYYTCLELFKFTIGMGDLEFTENYRFKSVFVILLVLYVILTYILLLNMLIALMGETVNKIAQESKSIWKLQRAITILDIENSYLNCVRRSFRSGKQVLVGVTPDGQDDYRWCFRVDEVNWSTWNTNLGKINEDPGYSGDLKRNLSYTIKPGRVSGKNWKTLVPLLRDGSRREETQKLPEEVKLKPVVEPYYESEDCEMLKESLPKSA, encoded by the exons atggTGAAGAAGTTAATTGTGATGTTCAATGAGATGTTCTGCTCAGCAAAGCTCCAGGAGCACTGTTTGAGGACCTGGCTTAGTG ACTGCCTGCTCATCATGTCTTCCATTCTTGTGAAGATGAAGAAATTAGGCAGTTCTGATGTGGAAGAATCTGAAGTGACAGATGAACATACAGATGGGGAGGACTCCATACTGGAAACACCTGACAGCCTCCAGGGTTCACTCAGCACTAAGATGCAGCCTCCCAAAAGCAACATCTTTGCAAGACGTGGGCGGTTTGTGATGGGTGATAGCGACAAGGACATGGCTCCCATGGACTCTCTTTACCAGATGGATCACCTGATGGCACCTTCTGTCATCAAATTCCATGCCAATTTGGAGAGGGGTAAACTTCACAA GCTCCTTTCTATAGATTCCatcacaggttgctcagaaaaagctttcaaattTTATGACCGCAGAAGGATCTTTGATGCTGTAGCCCAAGGCAACACAAGGGACCTGGAGGATCTGCTATTGTATCTGAATAGAACCTTGAAGCATCTCACAGATGATGAGTTCAAAG AGCCAGAAACTGGCAAAACCTGCTTACTGAAAGCCATGCTGAATCTGCATGATGGGAAAAATGATACCATTCCCTTGCTGCTGGATATTGCAAGGAAAACTGGAACTCTGAAGGAGTTTGTAAATGCCGGGTATACTGACAACTACTACAAGG GCCAGACTGCACTTCACATTGCCATTGAGAGAAGGAACATGTACCTGGTGAAGCTCTTGGTCCAGAATGGAGCAGATGTTCATGCAAGAGCCTGTGGGGAGTTCTTCAGGAAAATCAAAGGGAAGCCTGGCTTTTATTTCG gGGAGCTGCCTTTGTCCCTGGCTGCCTGCACCAACCAACTCTGCATTGTGAAATTCCTCCTTGAAAATTCTTACCAGGCAGCCGACATCGCCGCTGAGGATTCCATGGGCAATACGGTCCTGCACACGCTGGTGGAGATTGCAGATAATACTAAAGATAATACCAAGTTTGTTACCAAGATGTACAATAACATATTGATCCTTGGTGCCAAAATTAATCCAATGCTGAAGCTAGAAGAGCTAATCAACAAGAAAGGGCTAACTCCATTGACTCTGGCAGCCAAAACAGGGAAGATAGGG ATTTTTGCCTACATCCTCAGACGAGAGATCAAAGATCCTGAGTGCAGACACTTGTCTCGGAAATTCACTGAATGGGCTTATGGACCTGTCCACTCATCTCTTTATGATCTGTCCTGTATTGACACATGCGAGAAAAATTCAGTGCTCGAGATTATTGCCTACAGTAGCGAAACACCA aACCGTCATGAGATGCTGCTGGTGGAACCCCTTAACAGGCTGCTGCAAGACAAGTGGGACCGATTTGTCAAACACTTATTTTACTTCAACTTCTTTGTCTATACCGTGCATATCCTTATCCTCACCGCAGCTGCTTACTACAGACCCGTAGAGAAGAATGGAAAG CCTCCCTTCACGTTTGGTCACAGCACTGAGGAATATTTTCGAGCTACTGGAGAGATCCTGAGTGTATTGGGAggcctgtatttttttttcagaggg atacagTATTTCATGCAGAGGCGTCCGTCATTCAAGACACTGATAGTTGACAGCTACAGTGAGGTTCTTTT CTTTGTTCACTCCTTGCTCATCCTGAGCTCTGTGGTGCTGTACTTCTGTGGCCAGGAACTGTACGTGGCTTCCATGGtcttctccttggctctggGCTGGGCTAACATGCTGTACTACACCCGTGGCTTCCAGCAGATGGGCATTTACTCTGTCATGATTGCAAAG ATGATCCTTAGAGATTTGTGTCGCTTCATGTTTGTCTATCTAGTATTCCTGTTGGGATTTTCTACAG CTGTGGTGACTTTAATTGAAGAAGACAATGAGGGGCAGGAGACAGGCTTTGAACATACCCGATGTTGCAGTGTGAAACGAAGCCGCCCATCCTACAACAGTCTGTATTATACCTGCTTGGAGCTTTTCAAGTTCACTATTGGGATGGGGGATCTGGAGTTCACAGAGAACTACAGGTTCAAGTCTGTGTTTGTCATCCTTTTGGTTCTGTATGTCATCCTTACGTACATCCTCCTGCTCAACATGCTTATTGCACTGATGGGGGAAACTGTGAACAAAATTGCACAGGAGAGCAAGAGCATCTGGAAACTCCAG AGAGCCATCACAATCTTGGATATTGAAAACAGCTACTTGAACTGTGTGAGACGCTCATTCCGGTCTGGGAAGCAAGTCTTGGTGGGGGTCACACCTGACGGCCAAGATGATTACAGATGGTGCTTTAG GGTTGATGAAGTGAACTGGTCCACGTGGAATACTAATCTGGGCAAAATCAATGAAGACCCTGGGTACTCCGGGGATCTCAAACGAAATCTCAGTTACACTATTAAGCCTGGCAGAG tttCAGGGAAAAACTGGAAAACGTTGGTTCCACTTTTAAGAGATGGAAGCAGGAGAGAAGAGACTCAAAAACTACCAGAAGAAGTCAAATTGAAACCTGTTGTGGAACCTTATTATGAGTCAGAAGATTGTGAGATGTTGAAGGAGTCACTTCCAAAGTCAGCCTAA